Genomic window (Zingiber officinale cultivar Zhangliang chromosome 2B, Zo_v1.1, whole genome shotgun sequence):
GACCCGGCGAACGTGCCGGCTGCTACCTCATCCCCTTTTTTTGGCAGGGTCGACTTCCACGGGGCCTTGGCCAACTCCTGGCAATCGGCTCATCGACAGTTCTGGGAAAGCGAATACCCTCTGGAAGAGCTCGATCAGGTTGCTTGTTCTCTGGTCGCGGTGAGTCCCTTCTTCCCTTCTTTCCTTCTTCTGGGCGTGCGTGTGTGTTTCCATAACCTCCTTTCCCCTCCTATGGGCACTTGCAGACCTGCTCGGCGAGTCTGAGCGTAGTCCAACGAGCGGCCGAGCTAGAACGGGAGAATGTGGCACTCAAGGCCTGTCTCCGGGAACTGGAACCCCCTTCATCTTCCACAGCTCCTTCTGAGCCCTCCCTGGAAGGCCTGGACTCCTGTCTGCATGCCGCCGGGGAATCAGCGGCCTCCACCCGAGCCCTTTCTGACGCCGCATTCAACAAACTGCGGGCATTGGAGGCGGCCTTAAAGGCGAGTGAGTCCTCTCTGGCCTCTGAAGTGGAACGCCGGCAAGCGGCGACCTCTGAACTGAAAAACTGAGAGGCAGAGTTGCTTGCCCAGTCTAGGGAATTGGCCCTGCTGAAGCAAAGTCGGGATCTCCTACAAACGGGGCTGGCTGAAGCCCAAACCGTGGCCAATGCTACTGTGGGTCGGGAAACCACCCTGCGAGCTCAGTGGGAAGCTTGCCAGACCCAGCTTCAATCTTTGTAGGCGGAGCTTTCGCGGGCCCAGGAGGCAGTGTCTCAGGGCCAGAGTGACCTGGCTGCAGCTCGCGCGGAGGCTACCCAGGACAAGGACGCCATGGCAGAGTACCTGGCGGGAGAGCTCGGGCGGCTGAAGGCCTACCGCTTGGCCTATGTTcgttcttcctttttccttcagaAGCTGGGGCGCTGGATGGTCGTGCTACTGAGTTACGGGGCTGCTGGCGGGGTGAGACAAGCCTTCGAGCAAGGTTATTTACGCGTAGCGCCCCCCGCCACTTTCTTGGATACTACTCGCCTGGCCCGGGAATTGCCGCAGGACACATTCCACTCCTTCGAGGCGGATGACGGGCTCTTCTtccaggctgctcctcctcctgctgctgctccaACCCCCGTAGAGGTGTCTCCCCAGGATCTTCCTGCTGCCATCCCCGAAGCTTCTGAAGCCCTTGCCCCTCCTCCTGCTGAACCAGCCGACCCGGCTTCCCCTCGGTCGGCTCCTGATAACCTGTCTCCTCCTTATCCGAACGTAGTGTAACTAGAACTATGTTATGCCGCTTGCTTTTTGATGCGTTGCTACCGGCTCTTCTTTGGTGGTATTTGTGTAATCGTACTGACCTCGGCCTGCTTATCTCCGATTTCCCCTGCG
Coding sequences:
- the LOC122048159 gene encoding nascent polypeptide-associated complex subunit alpha, muscle-specific form-like produces the protein MLEGILYTFGLSLVPAEIGAPFAAAILRSFACQETPAVAVLEALHEELTPGLPSDPAAAFDPQLPAPPTSDVVIAPPLAVLPSPSAADPALSHTSDQPATASSPTRQAPPLRPTLRLRVTRNSKRTAPVTATSPPPSQRQRVVVLSSPSKSSGTSSAQETSLGQEQAYDLEVAGPPSDRLTTVPLQSVLPAPPSPSGGQPLDSLTPPASSPLIPMSSVVPISEPPSPDWAFRALWRLPSATDPANVPAATSSPFFGRVDFHGALANSWQSAHRQFWESEYPLEELDQVACSLVATCSASLSVVQRAAELERENVALKACLRELEPPSSSTAPSEPSLEGLDSCLHAAGESAASTRALSDAAFNKLRALEAALKAELSRAQEAVSQGQSDLAAARAEATQDKDAMAEYLAGELGRLKAYRLAYVRSSFFLQKLGRWMVVLLSYGAAGGVRQAFEQGYLRVAPPATFLDTTRLARELPQDTFHSFEADDGLFFQAAPPPAAAPTPVEVSPQDLPAAIPEASEALAPPPAEPADPASPRSAPDNLSPPYPNVV